gtgaaatgaattttagccaagtcattttgccatagcctacacaaagccggtaatttctcaaacatatttcagtaaatagaaattgatttattctaaaatatatatgtttacactactacgacatcaaacaacacactacacattaaatacgacactaaaacacgcgtaaaactattaaaacttacaaatatccacagctcggcacgaaagtgatacagaacggcagcggcaatatggcggtcacaacaaacggcgtcgcgttttcttttacgttcaaaataacaagcttgctacgtcataaccataatacaaagaggaataaaactcatctgttccttagcatttttcttcccgaatccaatggtgcatgaattatatcgatacgttaccggagtatattataaaaagtaattatacgagggaatgtttgaccgacaaaattttgacggttaacaccataaaagcggcattaaccgacataattatgtcgattaacagttctagggttaaaaaaaaaaaattattagtatttaaattttttttattttttacttttttgagtttAACTTGTGATACACAACAGTAAAAAGAACATTGGAAAAACATTGATTACCTACATCACTGATTTGctaattttattctattgaaatttacaaactttcaaactgataaattaaaaattgtgaaagtACAAAAAGAATATCCAAAAGTGTGCTAACCTGGAAAAACACTCCGTTTTGCCTAATCTCTTAAATGTCTTCTTGTTTTCTTGAAGGTCTTAACACAAGAGTCAAAATATTTCACAGATCAGTAGGCTAGTAActctcttgaaataaataaaaattgttctctaGGGATCacttaaaataacaagtaactatttacataaaaatgtacaaaatagaaaatttgaagAGAACGTTCAGCAGAAGTGTAGAGTAACACTTGGTGTGCACTCCTCTCTTACATTTAACACACATATAGGatgattttttcattttcctcCTGATTTAGTGCTTGCTACGCTAcatacacaacagttttttttcctttttttctcaaatttttttcaaaaattgttgacAGCTGAGAAACGAAATGCACAGAATAGGCTagccaactttaaaatcaaaaagtATGGTTACCTAGTATGACTTATAAACTGGGTAATGTAATTATCGGAAAGATCGTTGTATTGtgattctaaaacattacaagtatgtttattttgactaattaaagtaatttttaatttttttttttttacaaaacgtccGAAAAAAACAGACGCTGGCAATCTTCGCCTAAACTGCCAGCGTCCGAAAATACGGACGCTGGCAAACTACGCACAATAATCCAATGTCCGAAAAttcggacgttggcactaaaagggttaaacacgTTACCAAAAGGCTTGTAATTCATTATAGCTTATTGAGTAGGCCTTGACAATTTATTGTTACATGGGACTCATGCTCCTAAGGAAGAAGGGGTATTGATTCTATTCAAATTCTTGTCCGAAGCTATTTCACCAGTTTGTTGGGACAAATCTTTCTCAAGTAGTTTATTCAAATTGTTTAAGAGTATAATAAGTGGATCTTTATAACATGGGGAGGtatattaacacacacacaaataaagaacagaaagaaggaaAAGAacagggttcaaacatacccaaaagctgcttggagtccaatCCAGGTGTTGTCACTGTGCAGGATGCAAGTCCTGAGCACAAATTACAAATACTAGGATGACAATAGCACAGGCTATAGTGAGATACTGATGATCGGTTCTTGTTAATTGCCTCCCGAAAGTAAGTGAAGTCGGCGAGAAGTGTCTACTTTGTTCCTGTCTCCTATTTGTTATACAGatgcattaaatgtaaaaaaatattgtggacATTTACATGTGCTCATGTGAATtaagcttgaatttaggtaccaCGTGTTTTTCATTTTGTCAGTGCAGGGTGGCGCCATGTGCTTGctctgatggccaggggcatttctgatcggtagGGTACTTTCTCAACCTCAGATTACGAGCCATATCGTCCAACGCAATCTTTGTTATATGTTATCTAACTAGATAATCTGAATATCGATAATATTTTTTGTGGTGGTGGCCGGTTTTTATACTCCAGCCAGTTTTTTGTATTGAATTTGTGGAATTTCATTTGTCAGAacgaataattcaatattacaatttatgattTCAACTTggttacagtaatttttaatataaaacataaacagcaagaagtaattgatttttttgtgagattttaaaaatagcaatacatGGTAATTATTGGTGACATCTCTTAAAAATGACGAGATTTgctaagtggcttcaacatggaTGTTTGGTTCTTTGTAACCCATGGTAAAAATGCTTTCCTTTATTTTACAAGAtatgattatataatattgaagtaggataaatatataaagtcgttcaataattataattaaataacaagtgtaggtcgcttattaaagtcttcccATACAGATTAATAAACAGTTTAGCTTTAATCGTGTGTACCTGAAGTCTTTACCTACAACTGTAAACACACTTTTAGATTGAAAAcatagtatttgatttaaaagaattgacttaattatagttaattaaacaaaaatagtacaaaaaatagGTTTGCTATCTCTTGGgatatgtatattgtattttggagCTCTGGTAAAGGTAAATTTTTGTAAACCTTGGTAATTGGCCCAAGAATGATTGAAAGGTGCATTGCTTCTCCTACCTCTGATTGCTGGTTGTCTATTAATAGATCTTTCATGTTCTTTTCCTCTCCCATGTCCTCGATGTTCAGGTCATCCTGTCAGTGATGCAGCTGTTGAACCAGCAAGCAGGTTAAGAGCCCTAATATCATTGCTTCTCATACCTCTGATTGCTGGTTGTCTATTAATAGATCTTTCATGTTCTTGTCCTCCCATGTCCTCGATGTTCAGGTCGTCCTGTCAGTGATGCAGCTGTTGGACCAGCAAGCGGGTTAAGAGCCCTAATATCATTGCTTCTCATACCTCTGATTGCTGGTTGTCTATTAATAGATCTTTCATGTTCTTTTCCTCTCCCATGTCCTCGATGTTCAGGTCGTCCTATTAGTGATGCAGCTGTTGGACCAGCAAGCGGGTTAAGAGCCCTAATATCGTTGTCCCCTTGTTCTATATCACTTCCGTTGCCTTGATTGTTATCAACATCGTCATGAGGAAGTTGGAAGTCAGTGAGGTCAGAAATGTCTTCAGCAATAAAATCTATGTTTTCAGTAGGTGCATCAGTCTCCATAGGCTGTAGTTGATGGAAGTGTTAGGTCTGTCTGTGTCATGCCAGAGTCCAAATCAGGTGGTGTAAAATAACTGAACTAATCCACATTCACTCCCACTATTTTCCTCACTTTCTTTACTTAGTTCATCAGTCAGCTGTCTATCGATTTCAAAAGAATGTAGTCCTTCAGACATTTTATCTCAAATTTAGAAACACAAATTACaacattataacaataacacAGACTATGCACGAATACTGTAAGTTGACCGTTAGATAATTTATAATCAGTTACTAGATCTCCACCATGGTTTTGTATAAAGTTCATCATGAAAAATATAAGCTGTAAAATtgtttccttatttttttaatgcacgAGAAAACCACATCTATGCAAACctgtttttgaagattttggaataattttgtatttttaaaaccacatttttttataatacttaaggATCACAAGAAAATGCTGTTCAGATCTTGgagattaatacaaaaatttattgtattttattgtaatacatagtattaaatttaattacaaatacaagtttttaggcaaaagtataaaaatacctTAGTTTTGgacagaatataattatttttgtacattttgttgacataaatacttttaaaatctaattttaaaatagtacgcAAACAAGTAAAATGTTTTAGGTTTGATATTTTAGTAACAGTATAAGGAGCAaaattgtgaattaaaatttctaaattactgcatggttttaaaatggttaaatatatttgtttttagcaATGAAAAGCAAATGGTTTTTAAAGTAGCCctagtgtttttttattgaatgtgtACCATTTATAGGCTAACTTGGTTGTAATAGTATAAGCCTGAATAAAAGTTTCCTTAGACTAAATTTAAGTAAGGTTTTTTATAAAGTTGCAATTGGAACCATAAGGCAGAAGTAAACCTCAAACTATGCTTTAGAGAATTCACTGGTAGTTTAGAAGTGGTGAAATAGAATATCTTGGAATGTTAGCATATTTTTACTAACACCAACTACACGCTGGCTGTCAATACAGGTGTTTCACACAGACCAACTCCAAACAGGGTATGAAAATGAAGATCCCCATCATTGATCCGACCAATATCTACAGCAACCACGAGTCTTCTGGTGATTATTTGTCATCAGACAACTCGGACAATGTGCATCAAGAGGAGAATGATTCTGCCGTCACGAATGATGATTTCTCAGAGTACCTCTGGATGGAGAACGAAGAAGAATTTGACAAACAAGTAAGTGTTTTTTTTAGAGTTATGTTGACtgaacaatttcaagtctgtGGTTCATTTAATTATTGAGAGTCCTGTAGTCAGGCAGAGAATGGATTTTTATAGCTCCTAGGCAGGCAGAAGTTAAATTTTGCCTGCTTTCTCTGTGATGGACTTCAATCTCACTTTCATCTGTAAAAATGaagattttgtaacattttaagtctacagataaaattatTCTCATGATATTCTATGGATCCCATAAAGCATACGGAAATTACACTTTGGTTTTGAAGCAATTTTCtaacaatacttttattaatttctaatgaaATTTGGATAGAATAActcaaaataatatgaatactGACACAGCAACTGCTCACAATGCAAAAGAGGCAGTAACTCTGCACAGTTACAGAtcagtttaaaacaataaagtgaatataaattaattaaaaagaacgattatttacaaaattaatagcataaataaatacaatttattttttttaaaggtcatttttgaagaaatttattttttctctattaGTTAGGTAATAGCTTAGCCTTTGTCCAAAGCTCAATGGCATGGCCCCAGGTCCTTTTTTGTGTGATTAAAAAGGTGTGAATGGTATCATAAAAATGCCTGTTATACTGTTCAGTAAATGGTGTAACAAAAGTAAAACTATATGTCTTTATCTTCTCAATGCTTCCTTTTCCCTATGCACCCTGTAAACCAAGCATAGAAATTAGtcattttttattggtttatctTTGTATTTCAACACATGTCTCATGTATTTAGATGTTTTTGCTGCACTGTGATGCTGTTGAGAAAGTGTATTTGTAATTGTGATTTTCCATTTCAGATTTTGCAGCAGTTAGAGGAAGAGGCTCTAATGGAACACTGTTTGGAGGTCATGCTGGATCATGAACGTGACCTCCAAGACCATTTACTAGACATGTCAGAAGACGGCAACCAACTGTTGAACAATCCTCCAGAAcagtaagtttattttacattactggTAAAGTGATATTATAAACATGTAACTGTTTATTTACAGTTGTTCatcaaaaagtaatttataataaacaaattggtTATTAGCGCATTGTtggcatttttttaatatgtacatttttgtctgaataacatatataacactatacttactaaattaaattttgaaattttttttatttagggaattttatttaattaaaaaaacattcttttgtaAAATGCATCCTCctttatagtaaaaaaacttgaacaaaaattactCATAATGTGATGTCTCGACACTATTAAACTGTCAACAAAATTAAAAGCacaaaaatgatatattataaaataacacatgttagtttgtaataaatttaaaataactgttacggaaaggggaaaaaattaattaagaatgcCATAACAGGAATTTTAAACTGTTAGtttgaaaatgaaacatttacattttgctttaaatgtttaaaatattctataaatgttAACAGCCAACACATTATCCATGCTTGAAATCGGTTTGTTACTGCCCTAATTCTGAGCAACCAATCTTTCTGAAGGAGTAGATTGATGTATTTCTATACCATTTTAATCCTATTCTGTATAATTACTGATCAATGATTTccaattacataattatatcatTGTGTGTTTATGAAATTATCAGCGGATTTTGTTGTTACAGGCACGGATCTGACATTTGCCACCAGATGTCAAACTTAAGAGTTCAGGATAAGGATGAATTGGCTAAACAGGcaagtaaaattatatgtatgtggcagattagtttatatttataacccatatacaatatttatagtttgttttgtaaCTGTCCAGGTGTGGAAAAACTACAGAATTTCTACTTTTTTTAGAGgttatttttggatatttaaataaaaaaagtgatggTTCTCATGGAAacacttaatttttattctttgatatttTAGTAAGTTTATATCTcgtttttagtaacaaaatatatactacatatatacTCTTAGCACTGCTGttacatttattctttttttatacttGCCTAAtccttataattattttgttttcttaggaaACTCCAGATTCTTAGGATGTAGTACACAAAGTTACACACAATTTTCGGGAATTATAAGCTCATGAAATTACAAAACTCAATCATTTATTTAACAAGTGCGATGCCTTCAGTACCTTTAAAAGATAAAACAACGAAGATTTATTTCAGTTTACTGTTGGTtctgtataaacttgaaatttattaataaaaatggtaaaaagtaaATTCTACTTATTTTTGTActagaattaataaaacaatagaacttagttaaatttttaaccataaaaaataaaatataataggttaTTTGCTgtcatataaaaacatttatgcatggattttgtttttcatttacatACATATGACAACATAACCGTGATACGGCTACACATAATGTGCATAACTAATCTACTGTATGTAGGATAGTGTTGACTTCCATTTAGGATGTATGAGACTGTGCAACAATTGACTTTCACCCATTGTTCTATCAGTGACAGTTGATCTCCATTGTTCCTTTATAAACACCTATATGTTGAGCACTATCAGTATGACAACACAGGATGCAATGAAAATGTGATCAGTCAATAGCTGtcatttttattgcttttaaattttaaatgtctcaTATATTCGagattgtaattatatatatatgtgattgTTCAATCGGTGTGGCAATTTTAAAGTAAGCGTTATGTGAAACAAAGTTTTTTTGGAAGAGTTTGGGTTTAGGCAAGTGTTTCAGAGCCTTGTTTTGGGAGAATACAGTATGTCCTATCAAGTAAATTTAACATTATCTATTTTTGTAGACAGCTGGCTATTGTTTAATGTAGTGGGGTATAGGTTATATTGAAGAATTGCGTAGCTTATTAGGAAATGTTTTCAGATATCAGGATTTTATTAGGTTTTCACAACCTGGAATagcttcaaatgttttaaataatttaaacttcaacaaatctgtaaaaattattaaagtgcAGAAAAACCCCGATTATTGAAAAGCCGGttcctttttcttttttattttacattcaatttaaCTACATCGATATGTTTGcctttagttatttttattaatttactgagAATCATTCACTTTGTGTGAAATgttcaaatagttattttaatttcttattgatTTAGGTTATGTTAATTgcattattttcatgtaaaaatgaaacaatttctttttaatgtttttggcaTTGTTCAGTTCCCAACCCTTACTCTTATGAACACAAAATTAATGATATTCTAAAATGTCATTACATAGAAATGCTTAACAGTATCCTGTGTAATATCAGACTAATGGTATTACTTTAGAAGAAATTTTGGATCAAATTCAGAAATGGTTCATTCGTAGGTATCTATAATATTGATTTAGATagtgtatttaaaactattaattttaaaagagaaatagGTATACAAAAGGGAACAATTATATTGACTCTTGTTGTGTTATGTAATGAGGCATTTTGTTGATAAATGGCAATGGTTGTTATAGAGCACACTGAACCCAAATGCTGCGGAGTTCGTCCCCCAGTCAAGGACCGCCGGCAGCCCCCTTGTAGAGAAAACATCTTAAAACACTAGTAGTCGACAATTTTCAACGAAATTAATGTCGTTTTCCTTTAGGCTGTGAAGAATTGTCGTTTGTGCAGTCTGCAACTCACtagtaaaaaatgtttcagcCGATCACTAGTATATTGCTTGTTGTATTTCTACTGCCACTAGGCCCCCCCCACACCTCCCCAAACATCCACAGCGCATTAACCGGATCCGAGTGGTGCCGTCCGTTTGTCCGTTGTAGACTGCGAAACTCATTCTTTACACATCCCCTCCACACCTACTATTTATTGActgttcattaattaataattttgtagtaCAAAACATTTTCATCACTACGTAGGAAGAATACTCAGTTTTGTGTTGTGCTAGTATCACACACTCTCTCTCTATCTCACGACAGGAACTCGACATACTTAAGCTATGATCTCTCATGCTGGCATTGTATGCccattatttattgaatttaaaactttcagaTTCTATTACTGGATTTTATTGAAAACGTAGTATAAGCAGGTCTGTACAGTACGAGCTTAATATAGCAGGTTctatatgttgtaaatattttccgTCACATTCCTCTATCAAGGAATTGTTTGTTTAGGATtctatgtaaagtaaaataaatctcCTCTCAGGGAGAGCTATGGTATCATATTCAGAAAAGAATATagcataaaagttaaaaaattgaaTGCACGTTCAATTTaatgttagttattttaaaattactatttgggAAGTATgacttttttaccattctgtataATTGCTTGTGTACTCGACTGTAATTTGatgtttaacttttaatttgcattttttcCATCAACTCATTATGAAATAgggttatttacattttaattgtgttcATAGTACATAGTACTCATAATACTTACTAcacactaaataatatatttaccagagcatgaataataatttatttgcatgAATCAAGATCTGACTTAAAAGGTGTTAAGTTTATTCTGATATGGTTCTGTTATaagttagtttaattaattaaattaatgagttGATAgcactataatttatttaaatcgttctcaaagttattttaaataacatttttataatggttgaaatattaattccaagaggttaaaatatttgtgtgtCACTGAAGAACAAATGAAAAATTCAGTGTAAACTGAGACTGAAATGGtgctgttttttgtttgtttgtttgtttttcagatCACGTAAACaagaatattgtgtttttaataatgattattaatttgatctgtttagttaaattaaaactaattcataATTACAGATTTTTATGTACTATTATTTTAGAGAGTCCATGGTTTATTACTGATTGAATAAATCACCTTTACATTGTATgagttttcattaataaaacgTAATACGTGTGTATTTTGGTTGTAACATATATCACTtgtattatgttaattttgttgGTTGTGAAACTTGTTCATcacattttggttttaaaatataactggatTGTCATGAGGTTTGCCCATCATTAATTACACATATAACTAAActttttacacacaaaaatgaaaaatatttgcaacaataatattgttattctttcaaatctcTATATTTTCAGAATGTTTGCTTATAAAAACATCTGCATAATAAAACTAttagaaaaatggaaaaaattaattgtaacttttatattaaattgattttgaataacttaataattttatcagtttcaataaatatgtatttttttccatTTACGTATTAACTGTTGAATATTATCATCTTGTACATAACGAATTTTGTCATTCGGTGTCACTTGTAGAAATAACAATAACACACAAAGCATTATTTCCAACACAAACATTTTTgaggattattaatttaaattttgatatttatataaaatgattgagtattaaaaggaattttgcattattaaatctaaattttagttatttacacacatttttaagtataatttcaaaagtttgctaattttcaaatttatatacaataaaaccgAATCAAAAGTAGCAACCAATAGACAATAGTTACTTACAATACCTATATAGACAGAAATAATGGCTGGCTAACATGCTTGTAATAAAATGGACAATCTTGTATAGTTGTCAGTTGTCCTTTTCATAAATCCCACTCATTAAGGATGCTTGGTCACCCAagttttttttgcataaaaaatctatttgtaaCAGAATTCCTACACAATCCTATACTTAAAATTAGTTTGAACAATTGACTCAGTGTTCGGGATGTACTGACAATGTTATATGAAGTGTGTAAGCTGAACATGCATTTAGGATGGATACtgatacaaatttcaaaacaCTATATCTgcctgtttaaaaatgtttatagttgCAACGAGTGTATTcactgaatttaatattttagtaagtGACAAATTATGTTAAATGGAAACAATCaacattattagattattaattattaatccaGTTTGAATATTGAAAGATTACAAATTAgagatttttgtaataaaaatatatttggtgaCCAAACACCTTTAAGGTGTCTGGGTATAGGAAAACTTAGAATAACACCTATATGTAATTGCACCAGAATGATGTTTTCTGGCAGAAGGTCATGTATGTGCTTAGTAGTAGTAATGGAATGTTTTCCTTTGGTATTAGTTAGTTAAACATGGACTAATTAGCGATTTAATATTCCAGATAAAATATGGATGATTTTACTTGGCACTTGGTCAGAAGTATAACTACTTAAGGAGTTAATAGATTTCCATTGATTGGATACGTTTCGAATTTTTACTGTGGGCAACTTTAATTGGGATGGTCCATTTACGGAATTCTTTAGAGTCCTTGTTCGTGAAATATTTGaaactattgtaatataaaaatgttgtactttaaaattataaaatatttccgaaTTGTTAAGTACCAAGAAAAGGTTATCCAACAAGACCAGTATATATCTTACAGTACAATACATTATCTTAGTGCCCGATAACAATTCTGGCCATCACTCTTATGGCACACACGTGTTCCCCAATTTAACTAAGCattctcattttattttagtagtttttatagTCACTTTGAAAgcgtattattttaatttgatgcaAAGATCTGCCCTTCTCCCACATATTGGCCTTATGCTAGTTGTTCCTAATAATCTGTTTTTGTCCAAGAAATAACAAGTTAAAGTTGAAGGAGTTAGTATTTCTTGCACGAGaaaagattttttgtaaaaaacaaatgaTTAACTATTCCTTGAATGTGAGAATTAAACACTCCAATTCTTCAGATCTGCAAACTGAAGTAGCCTTTCACTTTTTTCACGTCAATGGTTTGGCAGTTCTTTTTATTGTTAAGCGTCAAATCTTTGGAAGGTACAAAACATTGATACTAATACTCATGAATCCTGTACTCAATTGAATTGGGTTGTTCTTAGtgttaataaattgataatagttatataaaaagataaacgTTATTTTTACTCTTACCTTTAATCATGAAGAATATTCTCAAGCTGTGTACCATTGCAAAAAGATGCaggcaatatattataatttatacacactacaaaaataattaatctgtGGGGTAATAtactgtcaataataaaatgaaatgttaagATAACTTTAATGCATTGAGTTCTTctcacacttttaaaaattaaattgtaagatttattaataaaaagatttaacacattaaaaattataattacaagtggagaacaacaattttaatactataatgtaagtatttatatatcaactgtagtaaaatataaata
The Homalodisca vitripennis isolate AUS2020 chromosome 1, UT_GWSS_2.1, whole genome shotgun sequence DNA segment above includes these coding regions:
- the LOC124353038 gene encoding polyadenylate-binding protein-interacting protein 2 isoform X2; the protein is MKMKIPIIDPTNIYSNHESSGDYLSSDNSDNVHQEENDSAVTNDDFSEYLWMENEEEFDKQILQQLEEEALMEHCLEVMLDHERDLQDHLLDMSEDGNQLLNNPPEQHGSDICHQMSNLRVQDKDELAKQETPDS
- the LOC124353038 gene encoding polyadenylate-binding protein-interacting protein 2 isoform X1, which produces MKMKIPIIDPTNIYSNHESSGDYLSSDNSDNVHQEENDSAVTNDDFSEYLWMENEEEFDKQILQQLEEEALMEHCLEVMLDHERDLQDHLLDMSEDGNQLLNNPPEQHGSDICHQMSNLRVQDKDELAKQSTLNPNAAEFVPQSRTAGSPLVEKTS